From Pangasianodon hypophthalmus isolate fPanHyp1 chromosome 10, fPanHyp1.pri, whole genome shotgun sequence:
atcagtgtgtcgtctgaacacatgattcagtggaagggataagactcatGGAAAATCTGCCCTTTTGTGcaaaggagttaacatggtcaatatcaaatatttgcttaaatttaaagaGTGAActagaaattgtgcaacatctgGAATATTGAATAGTCaagatttcctttttttttttttcaaaattctaaaaccttctgatTATTtctagttttaaattaaaaaaaattaaatttagtgtGCTATGATCATATAGGAGCAACAGAACTGGACTATTCCTCTCCTGTTTATTTGAATTAATGACGTTCACACCTGTTGAAATGCCCAGAATCTTTAAAAGCTGTTCAAACAATATGATAAACACACTCCAGTCCAATTCACATCAGATTTTCTCATCATGCAGGAGACTAAAATATTAGGACATAGTAATGTATCTCCACTTGTTTAATTTAtcatttccttatttatttttttattgctgtccTAAAATAGAACATGGTATGGTAGctagtttatataatttatgcagtatatatttgtatatagtttatatcatttatatatatcaAAATTAGGTGGTGCGGAGGTTCCGAGAGGGCGGCTTTAACACCTTGGTCTCTACTTGTGTGGGTGAAGAGGGACTCGACATTGGAGAGGTAGACCTAATCGTCTGCTTCGATGCTCAGAAAAGTCCCATCCGTCTGGTGCAGAGAATGGGCCGAACCGGGCGCCACAGGCAGGGGCGCATAGTGGTCATACTGGCTGAAGGACGAGAGGAAAGGGTGAGTCCATTCAAATAAACCTCTCTCATTTataattaatctttattaatcATTCCTCATTGTATTCTAATTAGCTATACtacaatgtaaaagaaaaaaaaaatattgtatttctgcatgtttttgattCCCCAACCAAATAACTTAATGTTGGGTCAGATTCTTATTTTCACTGCGTTTTAGCCTACCAGTCATCCCAATGGTCTGTTATAATAAGGACATCTCAAACAGTTATACCATTAATGTTATGCTAGGctagtatatatataattacaacaGGGTGTTTTACCCTTTTTAGCACAAACATTCCTGGTAAATGTCTAAGAAAGCAATTCTGTTTGTCAAAGAAAgcaagtttgttttaaaaatactttagcAATGTCTTTAGCCTAACATCACTCTGGCTCTTCTACTAGAGTGTTATGTCACTTTGAACGTACGAAGCTCCTGTGACATTCTGCAAACTATGATGTTGGATTTTATAGATATCACACTCAAATGTCTTTTGTACTATAGACAGAAATAACGTGTGAATGTGATAAGTAACCTGCCCTGTTTATAAGAGACACTTTGAAATGCAAGTCTTTTGTTATGAGCTGTTTATCGTCTGATCTTTTCATATCGACtcctttttatcatttttatttgttttatatctgCATGCTGATCTCATCTACTCCACAGATCTATAACCAGAGCCAGAGTAACAGGCGCAGCGTGAATAAACGCATCATGGGAAGCAAGCAAAGCTTCTCCATGTTCCCCTACAGCCCCCGCATGCTGCCTACTGGTGTCACTCCCACCTTGCTCAAGATGCACATTACGTGTGGCCAGTTCGAGGGCAAAGAGAGCAGCAGGCGTTCCAGCAATGGACGACAGTCACTCAGTATGAGGAGAGTGTCTCTTCTCAACCCTGACGCCCAAGGTACTAACTGAACAGCCTGAAGTGTCATTGGTACTTGCATATTAATATGCATATTAATATGCacatttatgttaaaaaatagaaaaataaccaCTAAAATCACTGGACctaagtatttttattttagaggCTCATATGTTTCCAGATACATGCATTTCATTGTTGATATTTATGcatgaaaattacattttatatatcagGGAACAAATCCTATGCGTAAATGCAAATCAATTAGCAGGTGGCTTTATttccattctgtttttttttttttagtggatGGCGTGCAGGGGCGTGTGAAGGAGGATGGCTTTCTCACCCCTGCTGAAGAGGCTGAGTGGTCATCTACCATGAAATTGGGTGAGAATGAAGCCCAGCCCAGACTCAGGCACTCCTCTTTCCTGTGCTTTAACACAGAGCCACAACAACAGGTACATTCGTCTCGCTTAGAACAATGGTCCAaacattaggggtgtaacgatacagcGTTTAATTTCATATAGTTGAATATGAGGCCCTCGATTTGGTATGTCTGCATaactgcataataaagtaggCTTTTTGTCATAAAATACAGCTTATATTACATGAGTTCAAAGATGTAAACCTTTAAAACCAAAGATGTAAAAGAATCAGGAGAGGCTACAgcggtttttaaaaaaaaaaagatttaaaaagcaTGTTTGAGCTACAGAGAGCTACATGACAGCAGAAATAAAGCAAACTTTGCTTTAGACATGCTCACCCCCTTGAACCACGCCAGCATGGTTGCCAGGGTTGAGATTTTTATACTAGACTGGGATAATTTTGAAACAACAaattagaaatgtgtgtgcatcacAGGGAACTTCTTTTGAGTTTTTTTGGGCAGGTTCAGAGCTTTCTGCGTAGTTTTTGAGATGTGGTTGGGGTGGATATTTTTGCTGAGACCTGACAACTCTGCACATAAGCACACATTAGCTCTCTTGGCCAGAGCTACTGTTTAATTAGccttgtttaattttgttacattctaatgtgcagcttttgttttgttatatgcAGCTATGCTTCTTCACGATttcgattctcagaatatttaagaaaaattatgactgaaaagacttttttaatttaattttgaaatgATCGAGTGAAACCTAATGAGCTCCGTAGCAGAAATAGAGcaccaaagtcggctaaaatgcccgatTTCCGCAGCCTttggtgttgtttgaaagctattgaagagctctttttaactgttataatgtGGTCACAACCATATAAAGAATAATGTGCATAGATCTTTGCAGTCTTGAGCTATAGCAGGCTCTCTATGATCACATGACCAGTGCGCGCtctacatattttaaatttatgaattccACACATCACaatgtattgttacacccctataATTTAATGACGTACATGCATCCAGCATGTAGATGAGTATGTGTGATGTTTGCAcaggatgagtgtgtgaagggTCCAGTGAGAGACTTGTCTCTTTGGGAATGGAGACACTGGCAGAATCAGCCTCTTCCAACACACAGAGTGGACCACTCAAGCCGCTGCCTCCATTTCACCGCCATCATGGAACTCATTGACCAGATGagacaggaggaggagaaggtgAGGAAATCTGGGGGAACTCAGGGAGGCCATTTTGTTCATATGCCACTATCTTCAGTTGCGATTATGTCTGTGCATCATTTTGGGCTGCTGCACATACAGACTCCGTGGTCCAGCAGACCATATCATTTCAAATGATTTCAAATGTTTGCAAATAGTTGAGTCATAAAATGCAGACTATATTGGCAATGAGTTTTTCAGGATGCACATTACCTTTAGGACCCTGaaacctactcattcatgctgACCCAGTGAACAATTCCCCACAAGGGGGCGTTCTTGCTCAAAAGtttttgtgtaacatttttcAAATTGAAGAAACTAGCATGAACCTACACGATCAGGATATGTGACTGCATGTACGTTTCACTcattaattgtgtgtgtatgaagtaaAGCATACATCCTAGAGGTACATCATACACGAACACAGGCTGTATTCAgttctgcatttatttaacatttatgaaaggagtctcggTAGTatgcattttgtaacagtcacagtgctttgcaaagttccctggcacaggaaagtcttcaagacagaggagtttatgctttccggTAAAATGGAGTGGGTAGTGGCACTCTGCTTCTCGTTGTGCTGTATCACACCCCCCCtgtacattatttttgtataaacgCACAGTCTGtggtgtgttattccttatataattaaCAGCTTTCTTTATTCTAATTCCTTCACTGTCATTACGTTTctatttacatttctgttttgtgcTATGTAGATTTATAGCAGAAATTTCAATGCTTAAGGTGATTGCACAGTAATCCTGATAAAATAACCATCTTTTTGTAAAAtggaacaaaaatgtaaaatatcctCTAAATGCCGTGTCCATAACTTTGCACTTCTTTCACATAGGTATCCAGTTACCTAGtaataatactataataaaCTACTTTTAAGTTTGTCtgttattttttaagttttaagctAAGCCTAAGTGACCTCTTATTTGTTTTGAACAATGATCAGTACATTTTATTGATTTGGTAATCCCGCACTGCTCATCTCATCTTTCCATGATGACGTGAAATAtccataatttttttctgtttccccTGTTCTTTCCTGGTCTCCTTTCAAAAGCCAGACTGTCTGTTCCTTACATAACACTTCGGAGAACACTTATATAAGTGCACGAAGCTGGAAGTAGACCAGGGACAAGTGACTTAGCTGTACATGAATGGCTAATGGAGACAAGAGGTGAGGATTAGAGTCAGAGAATCTAATTCTGGGATAAGCCTCACTCTCATTTGTTCAAAACAAAGCCCATTTAATTTGCCCTGCTTGACTTTTAAGTAACGCAGGAAGAACACAGTAGACTTAATGTCATTAATCAAGGTTGCCAGGTTTCCGCAAAATTTCAAGCCCAAATACATCtccaaaaccacacaaaagacctgaaactagcccccCAAAATATGGGTCAGATGCACACTGTGTCTATGCACTTGCACTTTCTCTTTGTTCGTGGGAATTTATTAGATTAatttcagttattcatctataaaacaagatctttgTGACTGcggagtatttttaaactagcccaatctggcaagACGATTGCTGTTCCTGTCCGCTGCTCCTCTCATGAGCATGGATTAGCGTGATTCTTGCCCCAGTGGGTCTCTACTAGCACTTGTTGCACtttccatttttgaccactaggtgcagtaataactctatggagctatatgttcctcttatcacttggattatagtagctataaactaGTCAATCCCTCATCTTTCCtctgtttcttctctctcttgaagttaataaaaagaaCACACAGCTTGCCATGTggctgagaaactgcaaagcggtCCTGAAGACACTCCTGTGTCAGGAAActtacagactgttacaaagcactgatttAACTTGCAGATGTAACTATTTTTCTTCTGAGGATATGGTGTTGGTGACCAGTTACCTTTTTTATCCTTAGGAAAAGGAAATTACTGTAAGTTCACATATCCATATCTGATCCACAGGTAGCTCTCATAAGGTCGCAATCTCTCAAAAGTCGCTTCTCGAAAGTCATTTAAAATCCACAATTAAGTTAAAAAATTGTGCAGAACATTTCTAAagttattttctaaaatattttcaaaattttttttacattttattcctgCTCTAATTTAATCAATTTTCTATTCCAACAGAGTGGCTGCAGATATGAATCTGAGGTCAAAGCATATCTACAAAAGGAGGATGTTGTTGGCTGTGAGGAGGATGGCAAAAAAGCGAaacctacatgtgaaaaaaatcctCGGCAGAAAAGATCTAAACCTAGACTTGTTGGTCGAGATGCCAGCCATTCTGTCTCAAAAACCAACTTGGATAAGAAGGACCAAGCAAGACCTTCTTCATGGACTTTATTAAAAGACAAAGTGTCTTCCGAGTCTGACTGTGATGCCACTAAAGAAAATTTAAGTGTGTTTCGGTGCGATGATAACCTTGCAAATAATGATGCAGATAATGATAATACTGATAATGCTATGCAGACTGATTTAAAAGAGCATTCTGAGACTATACTGTCAAGCAAAGATAAGCAGCTACATAGTTCTCCTGAACACACAAAGGGCCTTAAGACAAGCCCTGATACTTCCCTCAAGCCTGTTGAGGAAATGTTCTATTTACCCAAATGGGATGTCTGTCAAAAACTCTACAATTTCAGTCAATCTGCTGGAAGCTTGGAAATTATTCTATCCAATGTCAAACATCTTCTGTCTAGATCTCCACCTGAATGTCTTGATCTACATTGCTCATTAAGCCTCAATGAACCTGCTCACTTTGGTGAATCAGATGAGATCTGCAGTAGTCCGAGGGAAGAGGTTGATCATTTCCAGGTCAATTTCGACCTTGATGAACATGATAATTCGTTGGACTCTGACTCTCTGGACTGTAACATAGCAGGAGCCCCTCCTGAATCTGTAATGTTGCCTAGTGAGACTGTTCCTGCTGGTCCGGACAGTACCGCCAACAGCCCTAGCTGGGATGAGGTTTTCGATGACGCTGTGGATGATAGGGCACATAAAAACACCAATCTACCTGTAGAGTCTAAAATTCAGCTCACTAGCTTAGATGAAAGTGTTGACTtgtttggtgatgatgaggCTTTCTTACAAATATCATTACCAAACATTGAGACtccaaacaaaaacactgtgaTTCCCGTCAACAGACAGGCCACTGACCAACGGAAACAGGTCACACAAAATGTAGGGGGTGCATCAAATATTGTTACTACTGAAGAGTCTTCCAAGAGCCCAGTACACAAACCACCATCTGAGCAGAGGTCTGAGGCTTTTAATTATTCTCAGGACATTTTTTCTGTGAACTTTGACCTTGGGTTTTCTTTTGACTCTGAAGAGGAGGAAACTGCAGAACCAGCTTCTGACATGACCGCAGAACCCACAGCTGATCGAGCGCAAACTTTCACCTCACTAACCCTGAACAAACCCAATACATCTTCCAACAACTTCTCTCTTGGACATATGTCAACCCCCAGAGTGTGTCCAATGGACAAAAAGCTACCATCTCTCATAGACAAGACTAACCTGTCACCCATAATCACTGAGCGAGAGAGTTTGGGAAGACCAAATGCTTCTACCCCGAATCCGTCATTTGTGTCTCCAAAAAGCAGAAATCTTGAACTCTTACCTAAAGTATTGCACTCACAAGCACAGCCACGTGGAACAGGGAACAGATTGTGTCGGAGGTCTCTGCTTGATGCAGGGAAACCTGTTTATGGAGCTCATGCTTTTACAGGTcagttaaattttttatttatttattttttttttttgcagtagcTGCAAATGAAATTTTCCATCAATGTTTATGACTGGGTTTGTTATTTAGGACTGTTCTTgggtgtgtaataataatatagtttgtttatttagctCTTTTCACTAACCCAAGAAACAGGTGGTGGGGGTACTGTGGTTGTGAGGAAACAGAAGACGACTTGATGCAGGGTGTTCAACAGAGGCCATGGTACCAAAGCTATGACATTTGGATGTAGAATAGCCAGCAGTGGATGGTCCGGGGGTATGAGTGGGTTTGTAGGGAAGGAAAACCATCAGACAAAGAGGATGAGTTTATAAGTGAGGAAATGACTTTGAAAAGTATGCATtacttttgttgttttatgtagtGCAGTTAGTAAATTATGTTACCAGGCTTGAGGGTTGAGATCTGAATGACATGAGGCTTAGGAAGGAGTTGGAGGTAATGCCAATGAGAACTGTGTTGAAATAGTCATCTGTTAATGAAACTACCAAAACAGTTAAAGAAGTAGGTTCTGAGTTTAGCGGTGGTGCTGAACTGACATTAATATCTATTTGGGTCTACAATGATCccaatatctaaaatattagagtGTTATGGTCTAGTTTTGTTGAGAGCTGATATTGAGCCAATGAAAACGTTCTTACTAAGGATCAACAAGGCTTTAGTCTTGAGCCGGGGTGGACGAAGtgctgagaaattatacttaagtgaaagtgtAGATAATGTCTCAAAATCTTACTTAATTAAAAGTAGAAGTATCTAGCTTCATGTGaatgtactcaagtgaaagtaaaaagaTGAAGCTGAAATGTACTTAAGTATTATAAAAGTGAAAAGTTGGcattttaactgatgaaattaaattattcaggaaattaacatttattatttaactaaAACTATTAGAAGATGATATTTGTTCTATGGCAACTATatcattttgcctgaaaacattaTTCATCCTGTGTAAGTTTGAAATATTTGCTCTTAGCTAGAattgacttgctgcctagccaattaTATTAGCTACTGGAATTGATCTAGCCATTTTGAGGGtgttttctttaatgaataaggACATGTCTTTAAGTAAAATAGGTAAGGAAGTCCTTTGAAAACTGTGTAAAAGGCAGGGCTCATGTCTAGTAGAATAACTAAGTTGAGGCTCCAGGAGTGAGCAAAGACATGGAAATGGATTATCCAGTTGATTGGTCAACCACATGGCAATTTATAGCAGTTTTTTATGgaaattttgtgtttattcatcTGTTTCTTTGTGATTTTGAATTGTCCAGAAACAGCGATCAGTGATAGTGATGAGGAATCAGTCATAAGAAAACCAGGACGTCAAGGAAGACCCAATCCCCTGGCATCTCCAGATGTAAGACGCACTACAAAACATGCTTGGCACACTGCTTGAATTAGGCCAGTCTTAACACAAAACCCAGCTTtctaatcatcatcattttacCGTGTAATCTTTTGCGCTAGAATGTCTTGACCCAGACTGGGCGGTGTTTTCATTAATATCTCAAAAGACATAGCATTTAGTAGAAAAAGCACTATGAAGACACTTGCTTGCTCAAATGTGAGGGTATAATTTGAACATGAAAAAACGTGTATGAACCATGGCCTGTTTTCCTGATAAATTTCTCCAAGCATTAATTTACTAGAGCACAGTCATTAATAagggtgtaaacctcaggcttccacgcTATGCAGTATGATTTCAAATTCataatttgatatttgatgataccaccTTATCTGCTATGATACAATTCGATTGGATTTTCTAGCCTCCCATTGATATGTGACCAGgctatttacacatcagttttaaaaactgtatttttttttacacaccattTGTCTGTCCTTTTAATAGTCTGATAATAGTCAGATTCTAATCAATGTCTGATAAATTGgttacagtgaaataaatattacttatttgtttatttaataccttttcaaatatttattgaatttattcatatatGACATTAAAAAATTTGATTCATTTCTATAATTGAAGGTATATGTGATCCTTTTTTTGAATCCTTAtggatgtgctgctgataaATTTGTGCTCTACACTAATGTCGTGTGACTGTGTCTTtgtgaacattattttttttctagcaaTCAAAAATCAGTGATGTCGAGTCTCCTGTCCAGGCGCCTAGAAAGCGAGTCGCTCGATTAAATATGGTACGTCTATGAATTTTTCACAAAACACATTCTTTCTACAGGAAAGAGTCTGCGtccgctcttttttttttttagtcatgaTTGATTGGCTTTATTTTCTAGTCAGAGGAGAGTGACGGGGAAGCTGTTTCAGACGACGACTTTAAGCAAGACTCATTTTGTCGGCCCAAAGTGTTTCAGCCTTCTAAACGTTCACATCCTCTTAAGGTGAAATCTAAGGTAAAAGCAGCTCTCATCCAGTATTGCACACATTGCATGCAGGTGAAGAAGGTCATTTtaatgtcatgtcatgtttttttaacaaaatgtagcCACCAAAAATGTCACATACATTTATCCTTTGACCTGGGTCCACTCTTTAATCTCCCAGAAGGCAGTGCACAGAGATGGGAGGCAGTTCCTGGATGAAGAGGCAGAGCTGTCTGAAGAAGGAGGCTCTGTCTCTTCTGATGAATGTGATGGAGAAGAACTGAACAAGTCTTTGGAAGGTTTTGTAGTGGACGCCACTCAATTCTCTCAAGGTCTTAATGGTACGAAAAAAGCTTCATATTATGGATTAATATGCTTGCATCCACTTTTcgaatgcatttttaaaataagacattttgaaaattgGTATATGAAATGTTGAATCGGAATTTGTGGTTGTACCTGacgatttaatttaaaaaatttgcttatattttatgaattttattttgtttatttaaatgcaatctTTAGCACAGTGCATTCTTTTGCACAGTGCCCTCCCCTAAAGACTATGTTGTATTTGACTTGAACTCCTTTAAAGCATCGTCTAATGAAGTATCTAATTATGTATTGGAATTACCTTTGAGACAAGGTTTCCCCAAAAGGGAATGGTTATAATTTTGGATAACCTGATTTGAACTGACCAGTATAAATAAGGGTATCTCGTTTGGAAATTTGGAAATGTGCTTTGAGTAATGGCTTCTCTTTTTCAGATTCTGAGATGCATGGAGTTTATCTGAAATCTGTAAAGAGCCCTGCCATTTCAAACAAATTCAGAATGGCGCACAGGCCCGTGCATAACATGAACATCTTCTCACAGGTGAGTAGAGTGGGTACTTAGAGGGACAGTCTGTATCGTGCATTTTCTGAGCTTAAAAGTCAGCTGCAGAATCAGTTTTAAGAATCTAAGGAATTCTGTATCGACAGCGGAAGTTATACAGAGATAACATAATTGTGACAAAATTGCAATATCTAGTAACAGTATTCAGAAGCTCAATGCTGAACTTATATTTAGTTGGAAATAAGATTTGTAATTTATTGGACAGGGTGGAACCAAGGTAAACAACACTGAGGAGTGCAGCTAAAAATGGACAGATATTAGTTTAGGTCTAACATGGTTACTCCTGGGGGATCTTGAGAAAGTATGTTATCATGTCACgtggtagtggtggtgtatTCGTTTGTTTTATGACAGTATTTGGACACACTTATCATAGATCAGTTTGTATTAGATCAAATGTATACTGGTTTgagatttcacattttttcccctacagagtgtaatgtataatgtgtttttccacacaatttagtctgtaaatataaataaataaaaataaattaaaaaaaaaaaaatccataatatGTTATCCATAACTAATGGGAAGCACTTGGTCCTCTGTGTGCAGGTACCTGAGCAGGACGAGACATATGAAGAGGACAGTTTTGTGGTCAATGAAAGTGAAGTCGAGGAAGACTCTGATAGTGCTtctgatgaggaagaggaggctgGAGTAGAGATTGTCCCTGAAGACTCATACATAGATGGGAGACGACAGTATGCCACACGGCGCAGAGTTCATCTCAGACAAACTAGGACTGCTGGAGAGACGAGAAGCCTCCACTACAGAAAAGCCAAACGCTCCAGACTCGTCCGGGTGGAGGATTCgagtgaagaagaagaggagaaggatgagaagaagaggaagatgcTCTATGCTGTGAAGGCACCTGTTTCAGATGGTGCAGCTAGGACAGTTTTTAATACATCACCTCTGTCCCATTTGCCTAAATCTGACCCTATACGagcaagagaagagaagaagagcagAAAGGATGCTGTGCTGGAGAAACaggagagggacagacagagattCAGTAACCAGGCCCTGCTGTCTGAAGAGCTGGACTTTCAGGAACCTCTGTCCACCTCTTGTGTTAAAACACAGGTGAGATTTATAGGAGGaccttgtcatttttaaaactattttggCCTAATTTAAAATGGTCTTTagtgtgaaaaatgtttaacatcTTTTGGCCTCATTTAGCAATCTTTCAGTagagttgtgtgtaaatgtttgtggaaGCCAAACCGAACAAAAATTTTGCGCAGGACTTACAAAAGTTTGGGAAAgactgattttcttcgtactcgtgTGCGTATGTTGATCACCCGTAGTGTGCAAAGTGCACTcccgacacagctcatttgcgtGTAATGAAGCCCACAAATCTCCTTATAAGTTCAAGTGTACAGgctgaaaggcagaagtggaaatGATCTTGATTCGCTTCTATGccaaaaaaatattatacaatcaTAATAATAAGCGCTAAATCTTCctttgtttacggcttacggcTATGCGCAGACAAACCGGCCCGTCCTCCTTTTATACGGCGCCATTTCTTTGGTCACTGAATGATTAATtgtatttgtcttaatttgtgGGTTTgtatgatttatatgatttgaagtcgatcaagtcgaggtttacattagttagttttcttatgcataaatttacacacactcaggagcaggagtaggatacgaacgtttttccgAATtcacaggattttcatgaacttTCTGTAAACGCTCGTATGAACGATTTGCGCATAAATCcgttcgtatccagcttgataaatgaggcccattgtgaGTAAAGCAGCAAGAGTGTCA
This genomic window contains:
- the fancm gene encoding Fanconi anemia group M protein isoform X2 produces the protein MSSTNQKTLFQTWGSAVPKATLLGKDLGKKLPQRRRANTNSQVKAKKKENDNATPLLWAEVGQGTAGQQASTRQEQEMDEVDDDLILVAVYEAEKSLENQSDLSTDASIKDSAQVCSDLPDFDSSSGRTWIYPINFPIRDYQLKISEAALFQNTLVCLPTGLGKTFIASVVMYNFYRWYPAGTIVFLAPTKPLVAQQIEACYRVMGIPQQHMAELTGSTPAPQRRELWRSRRIFFLTPQVMVNDLSRNTCPAPQIKCVVIDEAHKASGNHAYCQVVRELWNQTKQFRVLALSATPGADMKAVQQVISNLLISHIELRSEESPDVQAHSHQRSVDKIVVPLGESLTGYQSRYLQVLERFTSRLTQMGVLNQRDIRSLTKYQVILARDQFRRNPPSHLMGAQHGALEGDFALCISLYHGYELLQQMGLRSLFLFTQNIMSGAKETARARNELQRNPVFMDLYREMEAMFLSTTKSPEEQYFYSHPKLQKLDEVIQEHFRTWVKTSGSAPDSVDKPESTRVMIFSSFRESVQEIAEMLNRHHPLVRVMTFMGQASAGKGVRGFTQKEQLEVVRRFREGGFNTLVSTCVGEEGLDIGEVDLIVCFDAQKSPIRLVQRMGRTGRHRQGRIVVILAEGREERIYNQSQSNRRSVNKRIMGSKQSFSMFPYSPRMLPTGVTPTLLKMHITCGQFEGKESSRRSSNGRQSLSMRRVSLLNPDAQVDGVQGRVKEDGFLTPAEEAEWSSTMKLGENEAQPRLRHSSFLCFNTEPQQQDECVKGPVRDLSLWEWRHWQNQPLPTHRVDHSSRCLHFTAIMELIDQMRQEEEKSGCRYESEVKAYLQKEDVVGCEEDGKKAKPTCEKNPRQKRSKPRLVGRDASHSVSKTNLDKKDQARPSSWTLLKDKVSSESDCDATKENLSVFRCDDNLANNDADNDNTDNAMQTDLKEHSETILSSKDKQLHSSPEHTKGLKTSPDTSLKPVEEMFYLPKWDVCQKLYNFSQSAGSLEIILSNVKHLLSRSPPECLDLHCSLSLNEPAHFGESDEICSSPREEVDHFQVNFDLDEHDNSLDSDSLDCNIAGAPPESVMLPSETVPAGPDSTANSPSWDEVFDDAVDDRAHKNTNLPVESKIQLTSLDESVDLFGDDEAFLQISLPNIETPNKNTVIPVNRQATDQRKQVTQNVGGASNIVTTEESSKSPVHKPPSEQRSEAFNYSQDIFSVNFDLGFSFDSEEEETAEPASDMTAEPTADRAQTFTSLTLNKPNTSSNNFSLGHMSTPRVCPMDKKLPSLIDKTNLSPIITERESLGRPNASTPNPSFVSPKSRNLELLPKVLHSQAQPRGTGNRLCRRSLLDAGKPVYGAHAFTETAISDSDEESVIRKPGRQGRPNPLASPDQSKISDVESPVQAPRKRVARLNMSEESDGEAVSDDDFKQDSFCRPKVFQPSKRSHPLKVKSKAVHRDGRQFLDEEAELSEEGGSVSSDECDGEELNKSLEGFVVDATQFSQGLNDSEMHGVYLKSVKSPAISNKFRMAHRPVHNMNIFSQVPEQDETYEEDSFVVNESEVEEDSDSASDEEEEAGVEIVPEDSYIDGRRQYATRRRVHLRQTRTAGETRSLHYRKAKRSRLVRVEDSSEEEEEKDEKKRKMLYAVKAPVSDGAARTVFNTSPLSHLPKSDPIRAREEKKSRKDAVLEKQERDRQRFSNQALLSEELDFQEPLSTSCVKTQAACSTTSLTVASGSVDYGTTTNNTTTNNTTTNTTPACVCVLVDSRCISAGADVVSSLRLKHGAAVHICSLVSCDFIVSNRMAVEWQRESDLASPQSRKRLQERMQSLQGLFDRVCLLVEKDRTKAGEPLRSFQRSRYYDSTLAALVRAGVRLLFSTGPDDTATLLAQLAQVEQRKGQAISVPVEVKGRRQQALQFYLTLPCVSYVNALYMCNRFYSVAHLVNSSVDTLQAGIHVSRSRAEEIYRCLRYSCDTTLMKSNTSKNNL